In the Arachis ipaensis cultivar K30076 chromosome B04, Araip1.1, whole genome shotgun sequence genome, agtcagtccgtccctcaggctctataggaacaaactgctctgataccataatgtaacaccctaccacacagagtcttatgcttaagtcataaaacagaggtggcgaagtattacgacctctaaaaataaaatttagtaaatatagtagtgtgaaaaatatttgtaattaggagcctttgaagaaaaatgggtaAATCAAAACCGTTAAGTcgaaaagcacaacactccgatcgatagcAAAAacgaaacatacaaaaataagcTAACGTGAGAAGATATGCAAGAGAGTGCCAAAATACAGATATCAACACTCAGGACTCGGTTTGCGAAGATAACCAGTCCGAGCATagaagtatacatacatatataaaagaATTTCCCAAAGTAAAACCCAAAAGACAATATAccgaacctgtttctccaaaataacctctaagatgagttaatacaaaatatatatacagTGGAGAATATAAGTATCTAAGCAAGTATGTAAGATCAAAATAAAATCTCGAGAGCTAAGGATCTCCGCCAAAATAGAAagctccagcatgcctcagcgaggagcctcacgtcctgcatctaaaaatcacaaaatctgtatgggtgagaaccggaggttctcagcatggtaacagtgcctaaatatctaacatgtaatgtcctgggaaagccgaaggcaatcttaGAACTTTCAATTATAATCAAAGCGTATAAATACAACTAAACCATGAAAAATGAAAACAGGCAACTAACTaaggatcttcagtctaactaatatatcccctttccaaatcctgcaAACCTCTCAACCGCCACCAACAATTTGATATGCAAACACAGTTATTTCATACAAGGAAATGCACAAGTAGGAAGCAAGTATAACAATTAGGTAATTAGCAAGTAATAATgcaatcaattaggcattccaaccaaatcacatataatgcatatgatgtatgcctgtcctagtggctgatgagtctcatctgtcggttataaaacTAACCCAACAAGTCCTTgtagctaaccattagactgtccctctgtcgtgcatccccaactcgagttatctcACAACATAAacataattcatatccaacaccctcactagtGTATATTCACGAGGGCGAGCTCGTCTGGAACTTTcatagtgtccggccacacttacgacatatgGTCAGTAgggtatcgagtctccacctggagcacgtggtggctagccactgctttcacccaaaGAAACTCGTATCCCAGATAGGTGGAGTGCAACAATCATaatatcaataattcaattcagcatatatgcattcaatctCAGCCAAACATTAATATTCATCTCAGCCATCTGGCTCAAAAGTCATAACTCATTATCAGTCAGAAACCATCATCACacacagccattcggctcatatcaTACTTAGCCATTCGGCCCATATCATACACAACACTCCACCACCCTCCTCAATAACTCATATCATCACCATTAATCATAACTCATCATAATATCccctttcttcatccacaagttacccccTTCCCTAGCTTCATCTCAAGCACTAAGCATTTTATGTTGATTTAAGATTTAAAGGATGAAATTGGGGGTTTATAAGCGTGAAACAACATCTTAGaaggttacaagcttgttggaaaTGTGAATGACTTGAAAACAAAAGCTTTAGAAAAGAATAGGGtcgtgtgcatacgcataggggtgtgcgtgcgcacgcccagaagtgttttcagaaagtgtgcgtgtgcacagggttgtgcgtacgcaaagaaggaaaaattttcattgttgagtgtgcgcacaaggtgtgctagcgcCATCAACCGAACGTCATTCccagcgtgtgcgtgcgcacaaggctgtgcgtacgcacagcttgcaaaccttcgttggttgtgtgtgcgcacagagcATGCTAGCGCTCCCATCAGTAGCCCTGTCcccgtgtgtgcgtacgcacaaggctgtgcgtgtgcATAGGTTCGAAAATCCCGGGGTGTGCGTGCGTACACAAACCAggaatcacaaattctgcagaatttgcagGATTCAGATTTCAGGCCCaaactttcaacgatcatatctccttccacaaaatttAGATTTccaccaaatttaaaccattttaaaggtTGCGAAATTATCTttcttttgatataaaaatcattaaattccaaaaataatggctcaagatatgatccgttgaagttcaccaaaatttcatttttaccaaaactcaCAAACTTCCAATTTCTAAAACATACACTTCCAAACTcattcaaaaccaaccaaaactcaTCCTTCCAACATTGATCATTACCAAACCCTCTTTCAAACATCAACCCACCAATTCTTCCATATTTATCCGAATATcaattcaatgattcaatccataATCAATATTCCATATCACAATTTCCAAACAACATTCATGTTCATCAATCACCATATTTATACACATATCAATATCACACTCCAAATCATGCTCATCAACAAGTGCCTCAACCCTGTCATCAATCAAACATATTAATTCATATCACATACGACATTACATGCTTTACCAACCATTATAACCACTCACAATCATTTCCACCATCATTCATACATATTTAACTCAATCCAAATTTCCCAACAACTACATCAACATTCCAAAATTCtatcctagggtcactagcctacgttttcacaaccacaatacattttagatacagaaaatcgaaaccatactttggccgatttcCGCTCCATCCGGAACACTTCAAATTTCACTTTTTCCTCAACTTCCAATGTCCCAAAGCTCCCAAAATCAGATTTCCAAGAACAAAAGCTCATTTCCAAGCTTTCCAAGATATCAATTAAGCCTCAATATGCACATACACACTTTCTAAACCACAATTTTTATACccaaacacaataactcaatacccaaatgctttaatttaaaattttcactaGGTTTGAGATCTCTTACCTTATCCAAGGATCAAGGAGGCAAGAACAAGCCTTCCCTTCAAGTTAATTAGATCCTATAACACAAAGGAGCTCACAATTTTAACATTTTTGCCTAAGAAATTCGAAATCAAGGGCTGTAAATTCAAAGAGAAAaccgtggcttacctcaagaatatttgtatgggttttgtagagctcgatgccgcagtcgcgtggccgcaaacggtgtgtCAAtaagagctccggatcaaaagttatgatcaattgaagTTGGACACAAGGGTTTATGTTGTTCCCCCTTCTCCCTTTCTAATTTTCAGCGTGTGTGGTGTTTTAGTGGGGGAGGAAGGGCTGTGCCCTTCATTTAGTTGGGTATTGGGTTGAACCAAGGGCCCATACGGGTCCGgttggcccgtttggcccaatcttgggccgatttttttaaaattggtgtcaaaattctcgttttaattttctctatcaaatTAAACCATAAAATTCACAATTCTAattttctagaatatattttaatttatgggttaattagtcattTATTAACTGGGTTTTACAGTTACCACGTGATCGGACTGACCGAAAAATTGATGAACCAGATTCTTAACCGGTCTGGTCTAGTGATATAACCGTTTAAGAATTAGAACCGATGAGAATCGCTCAAAATTGGTGGAAACCGGTTCAACCGAACTGCTCCAGAAAAAATTCCAAATTGTTGAAGATGTGACTTAAACCTAGATCCTCCTTGTTATTACATACTCTCCTTGCCACTAAGTTATGTTATTCCTTATTACTTCATatgctaattattaattatatagtaaaaatatacaataattttgttaatattattttaattttatactcacttatatttaaattaattatattttttattattcataattattaatataaatattattaaacatatataaataattttaattatagacttttgactattttatattttttatttatgtaggaTTAGTTCTATCGGTTCAACCAGTAATTTATGGGTTGAATCAATAAACTAGTGAACCAGTAGCTTGACCAGTTCGATCATCGGTTCAGTTCTTACAACTATGAGCATTACTGCTATAAACACGGAGCCAATCAATAGAATATACTTTATAAGAACCGGCCCGGATCGGCCGATTCGACCCAAAAACCAATGAACCGGACCCTTAACTGTCCAGTCCAATGATATAACTGTTTAAGAATTAGAATCGATAAGAACCACTCTAAATCAGTGAAAATCGGTCCAACCAAACTGTACCAgagaaaatttcaaaatatttgaAAATGTGGCTTGAACCTAGGTCCTCCTTATTATTgcgtactgataaaccactattctatggtttatcttgtgctaatttaagTGGTTtgtatcaactctttactcacttattcatataaattgcatgattttacattttccttcctaatattattctataattggaaacttgcttcccaagcccttaaattaccaaaaattaatttccctttataccattcgatgccgtgatatgtgtgttaactgatttcagagattacagggcaggaatggctcagaggatagaaaggaagcatgcaaaagtggaaggaatacaagaaactgaaggaattgcaaagctgtccagcctgacctcttcgcattcaatcaatcataacttgagctacagaggtccaaatgatgcggttttagttgcgttagaaagctaacatccggggcttcaaaatgatatataattatttatagtgGCCGTACAGAAAAATGACGCACACACGTGAATCATGCGGACACGtcgttctgcagaaaaaccagcgtggcagatttcatcCCCAGCggtttctgggctgtttctgacccagttttcagcccataaaacatagattagaggctataaagtgggagaaccCATTCATTCATGAAGAcaactttcatatacataattttaggttttttagatgtagcttttagagagagaggctctctcctctctcttaggatttaggattaggatttctcttaattttaggattgcttcttcattccaggttcaatgttcttttaatttattttctcttctacttttatttactttatcacttaatttatttattttcccaatattAGTTTATGAACTAggattgatttttttaattaatacacattgaggtatttcagatttatgattgctttcttttatttatgatataaataatttggattttctccttttggctttggttaagtaattggtgacacttgagttgtcaaactcagctgttgattgaaaattggagtttgctgattgatttggatccctctaaagctagtctttccataggagttgactaggacttgaggaatcaagttgattggtccacttgactttcctttatttagtaagggttaactaagtgggagcaataaacaattctcaccatacctgataaggataactgggatgggattttcagttctcataccttgccaagagattttctaattattaatttatttttctcgtcatttaaattacttgttccttatttcaaaaaaaaaaaaaaaacccaaaacaaaGATACTTTTctgtaaccaataataaatcatacttccctgcaattccttgagagacgacccgaggtttaaatacttcggttataaattttattgggttttgttacttgtgacaaccaaacttttgtacgaaagaattctctgttggtttagaaactatacttacaacgagaacttatttgtgaaattctttactagcagaaatccgatCGTCACGTACTCTCCTTACCACTAAACTATGCTATTCCTTATTACTTTATatgctaattattaattatatagtaaaaacgtacaataattttgttaatattattttatactcacttatatttaaattagttatattttttattatccataattattaatataaatattattaaacatatataaataaaatatcaaatatttttattaattacaatatCATTATTCTTTTTATGATTTATAtgatatttattaaatattatttttcagtaaaaataatataataaatataaactaatgagttagttattaaaataaaaaatagttgctttagtatgaaaataaaattaaaaaatatttattatgaaaaaatattagaattttaTATACTTATTTAATGATAACTGAATTATAACTTGTTGATTATAATTTGTTGAAACTTGATTGTTTTAAAAATATTACTGAAgatatctattttaaattttaattttagacttttgactattttatattttttatttacgtaaGACCGGTTTTATCGGTTCAACTAGTAACTTATTGGTTAAACCAATAAATCAGTAAACCAGTAATTTGATCAGTTCGATCATCGATTCGATTCTTACAATTATGCTACTAGAGACACAAAGagttaatcaataaaatataattttagtaCATTTCTTAATAATTTACTCAAGAATAAAATACATGTCTCACCACATGAATTCTCATTCTATTAGCGTTATTATTAGGGACACAAAATTAATCAGTAGAATATAATttgaataaattttaaaaatattttatcatcAAATCGAATTTGTCATAAATTTTTTACGAAAAATTGTACTATTATTTTTTAATGAATAATGTTTTGAATATAATTTTGAGCTTAGACTTTCCTGCACAATATTTCAtaagatttattttattaaaaaaaacagTATTTATCACTTTAGCATACAAACTCGCTCCCCATCTTTGGAAGTCAAGCCTCCACCAATACGCAAAAGACCTCAATAGTTCACTGAAATACAAACTCGCTCCCCATCTTTTGAGAGTCATTGTTGTCTTGTGTAATGATATTTTGTAATCTTTTAAGTTTGAACTTATCAATTGAATACTCATTATTCACTCGTTTACTTGGTCAAGACAGGGTATTAGGCAGAAATTTTTTACACGGTCTTAAACAATCTTTCTATATGTAACcgtgtaaacaaaaaaaaaattagctatAATTTATTCATTGCATATACGAATAGTCGAATATATATATTTGGCACCTCAAAAAAAGTTTTATTATACTATTAtaaataagtttaattattcATCTATTATATATTTNTTAAAGTTTTTAAAGTAAGTATACATTAATAAATATGTTGTAAGATATTCAAATAACTAACGAATTATAATAGAGTTATGCTACGTATACATCGAAATTAGCCACTAAAGTCAGtcaccaatataaaatatatggtggaatacaaatatacattgaaaataaattaaactatacaggtatttatacacaaatacattagtggctgattttagtagttaattttagtgtacaaaattacaaataatatttttgataatGATAATACTCGACAACTATAAAAAGAGTTTTAGATTATCTATAAATAGATCATGCTCCAAATGTTACATACACCATCCTCAAATTTCTTAATATATCAACCTTAGTTCCAGTAGCAAAAATCCGATCCCAATGAGAATCCATCAAATCTTCTTGGCTTTCTTTATACCCTTTTGGTTGATAAACCTTAGTATCAGCATTGATGCTGCAAGAAATCACTACTGCTTTGGCCATCAACAGCTTTTGTTGCTCCAATTAAAGAATAGCCTTCTATTCAACACTGTTACATCCAAAAAATTGGTTCAGTGGAACAAAACTGATGATGATTGTTGTCAGTGGAATGGAGTAACATGCAACAAAGGCCAAGTAGTTGGTCTTGATTTGAGTGATGAACTTATCTCTGGAGGACTACACAACTCATCAAGCCTCTTCAATCTGCAATATTTGCAGAATTTGAATTTGGCTCACAATGAATTTGGTTCTTCCATTCCTTCCACATTTGGAAAGCTAAAGAATCTGAGGCGTTTAAATCTATCAAATGCCGGCTTTGTGGGACAGATTCCAGCCGAGATATCTCAATTAACAAAGTTAGTTGCTCTTGATTTGTCTTTATCATTCTCAACACAACATACTCTCAAACTTGTGAAGCCAAATATTGCCATGCTGGTGCAGAACCTTACAGAGGTCAGGGAGTTGTTCTTGGATGGAGTGAAGATATCAGATGAAGGAAAGGAATGGAGCCAAGCTTTATCATCGCTGCGAAAACTGCAAGTTCTTAGCATGTCATATTGCAATCTCACAGGATCAATTGATTCTTCAATATCAATGCTAGAGGCGCTCGAAGTGATTCGACTAAACTTGAATAATATTTCAGGTCTAGTGCCAGAATCCTTCTCGAGTTTCTCCAATTTGAAAGTCTTGGAGCTTAGGGATTCCAGGTTGAGTGGCTATTTTCCAAATGGTGTCTTCCAAATTCAATCACTCAATGTTCTTGATGTGTCAAATAATCATGATCTTCATGGTAACTTACCAAACTTTTTGCAGAATTTGTCTCTTCACACCTTGAAACTTGACAACACAAAATTTTCTGGACAAATTCCAAGTTCCATTTCCAATCTGAAGCACTTGTCTACATTAAATCTTTCCAATTGCCAATTCAATGGAACCTTGCCTATCTCAATGTCAAAACTCACCCAAATTGTTGAACTAGACTTATCATTTAATGAGTTTAGTGGTCCAATTCCATCTCTTAATATATCTAAGAATCTTAGATATTTCTCTGTCTTGCACAATAATTTGACTGGATCCATTCAATCATCTCATTTTGAGGGCCTTCTACATCTCCTCAACATTAATTTAGGTGATAACTCTCTCTTTGGGAAAGTTCCTTCATCTCTTTTTACCCTTCCATCTTTGCAAGAGCTCACACTTTCTAATAATGGATTTCAAGGTCCATTGGATGAGTTTTCAAATGCTTCTTCCTTCCAACTACACTTGGTTGATTTGAGCCATAATAGACTAGAAGGACAGATCCCTCTTTCGTTCTTTCAACTTAAAGGACTTCAATTCCTCCAACTTTCTGAAAATGAATTCAATGGCACTATACATCTTGATGTGATTCATAATCTACCAAGCCTGCATACATTAGGCCTCTCAAACAACAATTTATCAGTTTATATACCACCTTTCAATGATGATCATAGCCTTTCATCCTTTCCTATTATGAAGTATCTGTTGTTGGCTTCTTGCAAGTTAGGGGAATTTCCTGGTTTCTTAAGAAACCAATCCCAACTTCATGCACTAGACCTATCCAACAACCAGATTCATGGAACAATACCCAATTGGATTTGGAGGTCTGAGTCTTTGGTCTATTTGAATCTTTCCAACAATTTTCTCACGAGTTTGGAAGGCCCTTTGGAAAATCTCAATTCTAATCTATATATCCTTGATCTTCATTCCAATCAACTTCCTGGGTTAATTCCCACTTTCACAAAATATGCTGTCCATTTGGACTACTCAAGCAACAGATTCAGCTATGTCCCATCCACTTTGGACAAGTATATTCCTTTCTTATATTTTTTCTCCCTTTCAAATAATAGCTTACGAGGAAAAATTGATGATTCATTTTGCAAATTTTCGTCCCTTAGGTTGCTTGATCTTTCATACAATAGCTTCAAGGGCTCTATTCCCAAGTGTCTGACTAGAAAGAATAGCACACTTAGGGTCTTAAATCTTGCCAAAAACAAACTCACAGGTTATGTTTCTGATCGAATCTCGAGTTCTTGTAACTTGAGGTTTCTTGATCTCAATTCAAACACTTTGGTTGGTCCAATTCCAAAATCTTTGTCCAACTGTCAGAAACTGCAAGTTTTGAACCTTGGAAACAATCACTTCTCAAATGAATTTCCATGCTTTTTAGGCAACATTGCCACACTGAGAGTGTTGATTTTAAGGTCAAATAGACTCCATGGTCCAGTTAAATGCCAACATAGCAATAGAAATTGGGAGATGCTTCATATTGTTGATCTTGCCTCCAATAATTTTAGTGGTATGGTATCTGGATCTCTCTTGCAAAGATGGTCAAAAATGATGAGCAAGGACAATGAAGCCCATCAAAAATTTGGAAATTTATTTTTTGACATGTTTGATAACCATGATCCCATACGTTTTAAGGATCTTTTCACTGTCATTGATAAAGATCTTGTGATAAAGCTAAACAAATTGTTGGGAGGAGAACCTTACTCTGTGATAGATCACATATTTGCTTATTATGTGACTGCCAATGAACTTGGATGTAGAATCTTGGATTCAGTTACAATTGTCGGCAAAAATTTACACTTGAATTTGACCCGAATTCCTTCTATCTATACTTCTTTGGATTTCTCTTCTAACCATCTTGAAGGTCCAATACCTGAAGAGCTTGTGAATTTGAGGGCACTCCATATTCTTAACATGTCACATAATGCATTTTCTGGTCATATTCCATCTTCTATAGGAAACTTGATGAATCTTGAATCCATGGACCTATCATATAACAATTTGAGTGGAAGGATCCCTACTGGGATTTCAAGTCTATATTTTCTTTCAGTGTTGAATCTCTCCTTCAATCATTTGGTGGGGGAAATTCCAACAGGTTCTCAAATTCAGACTTTTGATGCATACTCCTTTGAAGGTAATGATGGGTTATGTGGCCTTCCATTAACCAAGAATTGTGGTGACAATGGAATGAAAGAACCATTGTTACCATCTTCTGAAAAGAAAACTTCAATTAACTGGAGTTTGTTAAGCATTGAGTTGGGGTTCACATTTGGGTTTGGACTTATTGTCCTTCCCCTTCTTTTATGGAAGAGATGGAGACTATGGTATTCCAAGAATATGGATCATTTGCTTGCTAAAATCTTTCCTCAACTCGAGTTTGTTTATGAGCAACATGGAGAGCAAAGGTACAGATATCTGAGGTGGAATCGAAGCTGATTACTCAAAGAGTAATACTTTCAAGATTCTAAAACTAACACGTTTATACGTGTTCCACAAATATATACAATTAACATAATTATGTGACATTAAAATAAATGGTCATGCATAATTATGGTGGAACACGTTAAATGCAGTTTTAGTTCTAGAACTTGCAAGTATATCTCTCTTTAGATAGCTAATATATCATGTTATTTCTGGCATCTTttgaattttgtaattttttttctaattttagaaaagaaaaattgaagcATCTGTGTAACTTTTTTATAGAGACGACCCTCTTTAAAAGTATACCTTTTCCTTCTGCCCCTTTGGAATTATCGTGCAACTAGCCACAGTCCCACCGATTAGCTTGCTCTCCAGCCCTTGCAATTTGCAACAGCAACACTACTTTGTAGTAAGTTGCAACTGCTCTCACGCATATTCTCCTATGATCATTAGTTTCATTGCTCCAAAATGCTCATAATTGAACACAAATACTATAGAAAAAATGTCGGTTATTGTCAGATTTAccggaaaaaaaatgaaattaatcCGCCGGTAATAAATTTATCGTTGGATTTTGTATCAATTTCAATCCGATGGTATCAACTTCACCGGTAACTTGCGATGGATTTAGCGGCAGATTTAGTTTTTAAGCTACGAATATCTGGTGTCAGTTATTGGTAGATTTTTTCTGATGGTAAATTTGATGCCAAACTATTTTGTTCCCACATTTTTATCGTCGGATATTTCCAACAGAGAATTCGACGgtaagtttattttttttaatatttttgttatgaAATTAGTGatgaaattataaattttttatttaaatttattttttgcaCAATTAATAGTCAAATTCAAAATAATAGAACTCAAATACGTTAACTTATCAAATGCACGAATAAAATGAAAAGTCAACTAACAGAGGACATGATACAATCAAACAGTGTATAAACAAACCCTAGTCACTAAAAGTCGTCGTCATCGTCGTCGTCTCGCTGGTTCTGCTACTGAGGCGGCGGCTTAGGCAGTGATGTATGTACCCCTCCAACAGTGCCGCTTCAACCAGGAGCAGCACCGTTACCACCAGAAGTAGCCGCTACCACCAGCGCCTATTTGATTCTTGTATGGCACCATGTTCTGCTCCATCCGCTGAAGCTGCTCCAACTCCCGCCTCCACTCCAACCTGAGGTCATCTGTGTCAGTCATGCGTGAGATGATCGCTTGATACCTCTCCTCAGACTCCCGCATGCAGCTGCTGAGCTTGTTGGTGAAGGCTTCGGGTGAGGAGTAGAACCTGCTCCTGTAAATCGACGCCGTCCTCAGGATCGACGGGCCTACTGGTGTCTCAACGTGGATGTGTGGAGGTTGTTGGGCAATTTCTGTACGGTTCGGATGTGGTCTCGCGCAAAACCCTATCAGGAGTGACAGTTGGTGCGGTGGAATTGCTGCCATCGTCTCCAATACGTTGAGATTGTTGGGTTGCGACCTCCAATCTTTGCGTGTAGGAGTCCTGTGTAATACATTTTATGATTAGGGTTGCAGTTAATTTAAAAATGGTATATCACATGATGTTTACTTATATAATGATCCGCAGACCGTTGATCAGTAAATCTCTCCTTGTTGTCATTCAACGTGTGGGTATATTTGAAGGTCTCCG is a window encoding:
- the LOC107636938 gene encoding receptor-like protein 12 yields the protein MRIHQIFLAFFIPFWLINLSISIDAARNHYCFGHQQLLLLQLKNSLLFNTVTSKKLVQWNKTDDDCCQWNGVTCNKGQVVGLDLSDELISGGLHNSSSLFNLQYLQNLNLAHNEFGSSIPSTFGKLKNLRRLNLSNAGFVGQIPAEISQLTKLVALDLSLSFSTQHTLKLVKPNIAMLVQNLTEVRELFLDGVKISDEGKEWSQALSSLRKLQVLSMSYCNLTGSIDSSISMLEALEVIRLNLNNISGLVPESFSSFSNLKVLELRDSRLSGYFPNGVFQIQSLNVLDVSNNHDLHGNLPNFLQNLSLHTLKLDNTKFSGQIPSSISNLKHLSTLNLSNCQFNGTLPISMSKLTQIVELDLSFNEFSGPIPSLNISKNLRYFSVLHNNLTGSIQSSHFEGLLHLLNINLGDNSLFGKVPSSLFTLPSLQELTLSNNGFQGPLDEFSNASSFQLHLVDLSHNRLEGQIPLSFFQLKGLQFLQLSENEFNGTIHLDVIHNLPSLHTLGLSNNNLSVYIPPFNDDHSLSSFPIMKYLLLASCKLGEFPGFLRNQSQLHALDLSNNQIHGTIPNWIWRSESLVYLNLSNNFLTSLEGPLENLNSNLYILDLHSNQLPGLIPTFTKYAVHLDYSSNRFSYVPSTLDKYIPFLYFFSLSNNSLRGKIDDSFCKFSSLRLLDLSYNSFKGSIPKCLTRKNSTLRVLNLAKNKLTGYVSDRISSSCNLRFLDLNSNTLVGPIPKSLSNCQKLQVLNLGNNHFSNEFPCFLGNIATLRVLILRSNRLHGPVKCQHSNRNWEMLHIVDLASNNFSGMVSGSLLQRWSKMMSKDNEAHQKFGNLFFDMFDNHDPIRFKDLFTVIDKDLVIKLNKLLGGEPYSVIDHIFAYYVTANELGCRILDSVTIVGKNLHLNLTRIPSIYTSLDFSSNHLEGPIPEELVNLRALHILNMSHNAFSGHIPSSIGNLMNLESMDLSYNNLSGRIPTGISSLYFLSVLNLSFNHLVGEIPTGSQIQTFDAYSFEGNDGLCGLPLTKNCGDNGMKEPLLPSSEKKTSINWSLLSIELGFTFGFGLIVLPLLLWKRWRLWYSKNMDHLLAKIFPQLEFVYEQHGEQRYRYLRWNRS